In a single window of the Rhineura floridana isolate rRhiFlo1 chromosome 3, rRhiFlo1.hap2, whole genome shotgun sequence genome:
- the PCYT2 gene encoding ethanolamine-phosphate cytidylyltransferase isoform X1, which yields MLREGAVGVSSPSTKASTRPVRVWCDGCYDMVHYGHSNQLRQARATGDYLIVGVHTDEEISKHKGPPVFTQEERYKMVKAIKWVDEIVPGAPYVTTLETLDKYNCDFCVHGNDITLTVDGKDTYEEVKNAGRYRECKRTQGVSTTDLVGRMLLMTKAHHSNIYEDMDYRKHADNFGKCPKGHSPWTGVSQFLQTSQKIIQFASGKEPQPGDTIIYVAGAFDLFHVGHVDFLEKVHKIAKRPYIIVGLHFDQEVNLYKGKNYPIMNVHERTLSVLACRYVSEVVIGAPYSVTADLLDHFKVDLVCHGMTEVVPDKDGSDPYEEPKRRGIFRLVDSSNNLTTDLIVKRIIKNRLEFEARNQKKEAKELAVLEAMKKREEEVAQQKAGQEDHES from the exons ATGTTGCGAGAGGGAGCTGTCGGGGTCTCCTCCCCTTCCACCAAAGCCTCTACCCGGCCCGTGCGCGTGTGGTGCGACGGATG CTATGATATGGTGCATTATGGGCACTCCAACCAGCTGCGGCAAGCTCGTGCGACGGGAGATTATTTGATTGTAGGAGTCCACACAGATG AGGAGATCTCCAAGCATAAAGGTCCTCCTGTCTTCACTCAAGAAGAGAGGTACAAAATGGTGAAAGCCATCAAGTGGGTGGATGAGATTGTACCAGGAGCTCCTTATGTCACAACATTGGAAACTCTGGATAAATACAACTGTGACTTCTGCGTAcatggga ACGATATCACACTAACTGTGGATGGCAAGGACACCTATGAGGAAGTAAAGAATGCTGGGAGATACAG GGAATGTAAGCGCACTCAGGGAGTGTCCACCACAGATCTGGTTGGCCGTATGCTGCTCATGACCAAGGCTCACCACAGCAACATT tATGAAGACATGGATTATCGGAAGCATGCAGATAACTTTGGAAAG TGTCCTAAAGGTCACAGCCCCTGGACCGGAGTTTCTCAGTTCCTACAGACATCCCAGAAGATCATCCAGTTTGCATCTGGCAAGGAACCACAACCGGGAGATACCATAATCTACGTCGCTGGTGCTTTTGACCTCTTTC atgttggtcATGTGGATTTCCTGGAGAAAGTGCACAAGATAGCAAAGCGGCCTTATATAATTGTGGGTCTGCACTTTGACCAG GAAGTGAATCTATACAAAGGCAAGAACTATCCAATCATGAATGTCCACGAGCGAACCCTCAGTGTTTTGGCCTGCAGG TATGTTTCTGAAGTGGTGATTGGAGCCCCCTACTCTGTCACTGCTGATCTGCTGGATCATTTTAAG GTAGATCTTGTGTGCCATGGAATGACTGAGGTGGTaccagacaaagatggatcaGACCCATATGAG GAACCCAAAAGACGTGGTATCTTCCGTCTGGTGGACAGTAGCAATAATCTCACGACAGATCTGATAGTGAAAAGAATAATTAAGAACAG GTTGGAGTTTGAAGCCCGGAATCAGAAGAAGGAAGCAAAAGAACTGGCTGTGCTGGAGGCCAtgaagaaaagggaggaggaagtggcCCAGCAGAAGGCAGGCCaggaagaccatgagagctag
- the PCYT2 gene encoding ethanolamine-phosphate cytidylyltransferase isoform X2: MVHYGHSNQLRQARATGDYLIVGVHTDEEISKHKGPPVFTQEERYKMVKAIKWVDEIVPGAPYVTTLETLDKYNCDFCVHGNDITLTVDGKDTYEEVKNAGRYRECKRTQGVSTTDLVGRMLLMTKAHHSNIYEDMDYRKHADNFGKCPKGHSPWTGVSQFLQTSQKIIQFASGKEPQPGDTIIYVAGAFDLFHVGHVDFLEKVHKIAKRPYIIVGLHFDQEVNLYKGKNYPIMNVHERTLSVLACRYVSEVVIGAPYSVTADLLDHFKVDLVCHGMTEVVPDKDGSDPYEEPKRRGIFRLVDSSNNLTTDLIVKRIIKNRLEFEARNQKKEAKELAVLEAMKKREEEVAQQKAGQEDHES, from the exons ATGGTGCATTATGGGCACTCCAACCAGCTGCGGCAAGCTCGTGCGACGGGAGATTATTTGATTGTAGGAGTCCACACAGATG AGGAGATCTCCAAGCATAAAGGTCCTCCTGTCTTCACTCAAGAAGAGAGGTACAAAATGGTGAAAGCCATCAAGTGGGTGGATGAGATTGTACCAGGAGCTCCTTATGTCACAACATTGGAAACTCTGGATAAATACAACTGTGACTTCTGCGTAcatggga ACGATATCACACTAACTGTGGATGGCAAGGACACCTATGAGGAAGTAAAGAATGCTGGGAGATACAG GGAATGTAAGCGCACTCAGGGAGTGTCCACCACAGATCTGGTTGGCCGTATGCTGCTCATGACCAAGGCTCACCACAGCAACATT tATGAAGACATGGATTATCGGAAGCATGCAGATAACTTTGGAAAG TGTCCTAAAGGTCACAGCCCCTGGACCGGAGTTTCTCAGTTCCTACAGACATCCCAGAAGATCATCCAGTTTGCATCTGGCAAGGAACCACAACCGGGAGATACCATAATCTACGTCGCTGGTGCTTTTGACCTCTTTC atgttggtcATGTGGATTTCCTGGAGAAAGTGCACAAGATAGCAAAGCGGCCTTATATAATTGTGGGTCTGCACTTTGACCAG GAAGTGAATCTATACAAAGGCAAGAACTATCCAATCATGAATGTCCACGAGCGAACCCTCAGTGTTTTGGCCTGCAGG TATGTTTCTGAAGTGGTGATTGGAGCCCCCTACTCTGTCACTGCTGATCTGCTGGATCATTTTAAG GTAGATCTTGTGTGCCATGGAATGACTGAGGTGGTaccagacaaagatggatcaGACCCATATGAG GAACCCAAAAGACGTGGTATCTTCCGTCTGGTGGACAGTAGCAATAATCTCACGACAGATCTGATAGTGAAAAGAATAATTAAGAACAG GTTGGAGTTTGAAGCCCGGAATCAGAAGAAGGAAGCAAAAGAACTGGCTGTGCTGGAGGCCAtgaagaaaagggaggaggaagtggcCCAGCAGAAGGCAGGCCaggaagaccatgagagctag